In the genome of Mucilaginibacter defluvii, one region contains:
- a CDS encoding SGNH/GDSL hydrolase family protein: MKISFTIISLFICCSTLFAQEKPAQEDFRDDWADLRHYAKENESLPAAKLGEKRVVFLGSSIFEFWKTRMPEYFENHKNYIDRGISGQLSPQLLIRFRQDVINLKPKAVIILAGSNDLAGSTGHVTIESIMNNIRSMVELAQSNNIKPILCAYLPVYEYPWRKGYPAAENIMALNKVIKAYAAKKKLVLLDYFTPLKDEKNGQKAELTTDGVHPNRKGYEVMAGVTDEAIKTALK; the protein is encoded by the coding sequence ATGAAAATCAGCTTTACTATTATTTCTTTATTTATCTGCTGTTCAACACTTTTTGCGCAGGAAAAACCTGCGCAGGAAGATTTCCGTGATGACTGGGCTGACCTGCGCCATTACGCTAAAGAGAATGAAAGTTTACCAGCAGCTAAACTCGGCGAAAAGCGGGTAGTTTTTTTAGGCAGCTCGATATTTGAATTCTGGAAAACCCGCATGCCCGAATATTTTGAAAACCATAAAAATTATATTGACCGCGGCATAAGCGGACAGCTGTCGCCGCAGCTGCTTATTCGTTTCAGGCAGGATGTGATCAACCTTAAACCCAAAGCCGTGATCATACTTGCCGGTAGTAATGACCTGGCAGGCTCAACCGGCCATGTAACCATTGAGAGCATCATGAACAACATCCGCTCGATGGTAGAATTGGCACAAAGCAATAATATAAAGCCTATTTTGTGCGCCTATCTGCCGGTTTATGAATACCCATGGCGTAAGGGCTACCCTGCCGCCGAAAACATCATGGCACTCAACAAGGTTATAAAGGCGTACGCCGCGAAAAAAAAACTGGTGCTACTTGATTATTTTACGCCGTTAAAAGATGAAAAGAACGGACAAAAGGCCGAGTTAACAACAGATGGCGTGCACCCTAACCGTAAAGGTTACGAAGTTATGGCAGGGGTTACTGATGAGGCAATAAAAACTGCGTTAAAGTAG
- a CDS encoding RagB/SusD family nutrient uptake outer membrane protein, with protein sequence MKLMYRKPLYMVLGAMSLAACKKDFLNVTPTSIVASSAISSDTSVFEAFVTARYIGTRLQDKEADGSNPGFGRGFEYSMMSSFTDESIYNNDDATWLIQRGQLAPENLGSAGVIWGRSYRSIRECNYALSILPGLTMSQGHKTRLEGELKFIRAYRYHDLIRNYGKVVLMGDRVVGLTDNLQDPALFTRASIKDGLDYTVAQLDDAAAKLPLNNDGTWELGRATRGAALALKARLLLYAASPLYNSGTWAAAATAAQAVIALNKYGIYAGGYRNMFLVNETNEVIFERLFTKNANHVHLEIANGPNGYGGWAGNSPLQNLVDDYEMTSGKPITDPTSGYDQNEPYANRDPRFYATILFNGAPYRERNIETFVPDGKDSRDGIDNWNTTKTGYYLKKYMNDAYPLQNPWGNAGFQPWIYIRYAEVLLNFAEAANESVGPDAVPTGATMSARQAVNMVRKRVGVNMPDVIASNQSAMREAIRRERRIELAFEEHRFYDVRRWKIADVTENKPAAGVTITKTATGFTYTPKVALDGRRFETKHYWLPIPRSEIQASGGQLQQNEGY encoded by the coding sequence ATGAAATTGATGTATAGAAAGCCGCTTTATATGGTACTTGGTGCCATGAGCCTGGCGGCTTGTAAAAAGGATTTTTTAAACGTTACGCCTACGTCAATCGTAGCTTCGTCGGCAATATCATCAGATACGTCTGTTTTTGAGGCCTTTGTTACCGCGCGTTACATCGGCACACGTTTACAGGATAAAGAGGCTGATGGTTCAAACCCCGGTTTTGGCCGTGGTTTTGAGTATAGCATGATGAGCTCATTTACCGATGAGTCTATTTACAATAATGATGACGCTACGTGGTTAATTCAACGCGGGCAGTTAGCGCCCGAAAACCTCGGCAGCGCCGGTGTAATATGGGGCAGAAGCTACCGCAGCATACGCGAGTGTAACTATGCCCTGAGCATTTTACCGGGCCTAACCATGAGCCAGGGACATAAAACCAGGTTAGAAGGCGAATTGAAATTTATACGTGCATACCGCTATCACGACCTGATACGCAACTATGGTAAAGTAGTACTAATGGGCGACAGGGTGGTGGGCCTGACAGATAATTTGCAGGACCCGGCACTGTTTACCCGTGCCTCTATTAAAGATGGTTTAGATTACACCGTAGCGCAACTTGACGATGCGGCTGCCAAATTACCATTGAACAATGATGGCACCTGGGAATTAGGCAGGGCTACCCGTGGCGCCGCTTTAGCGTTAAAAGCACGGTTGTTGTTGTATGCTGCAAGTCCGCTTTACAATAGCGGTACCTGGGCAGCCGCGGCTACTGCTGCACAAGCCGTTATCGCGCTTAATAAATATGGTATTTATGCAGGCGGTTACCGTAACATGTTCTTGGTAAACGAAACTAACGAAGTAATATTTGAACGCCTGTTTACCAAAAACGCCAATCACGTACACCTGGAAATTGCCAACGGGCCAAACGGCTATGGTGGTTGGGCAGGTAATTCGCCATTGCAAAATTTGGTTGATGATTATGAAATGACAAGTGGTAAGCCGATAACCGATCCTACTTCAGGCTATGACCAGAATGAGCCGTACGCAAACCGTGATCCACGTTTTTATGCAACTATTTTATTTAATGGCGCCCCTTACCGCGAGCGTAATATTGAAACCTTTGTGCCCGATGGTAAAGATAGTCGTGATGGTATTGACAACTGGAACACTACCAAAACAGGTTACTACCTTAAAAAGTATATGAACGATGCTTATCCGTTACAAAACCCTTGGGGTAATGCAGGCTTTCAGCCTTGGATATACATTCGTTATGCAGAGGTGTTACTGAACTTTGCTGAAGCGGCTAATGAATCTGTAGGCCCTGATGCGGTGCCTACGGGCGCAACAATGTCAGCAAGGCAGGCGGTAAATATGGTCAGGAAACGCGTAGGTGTAAACATGCCTGATGTTATCGCGTCAAACCAATCGGCCATGCGTGAGGCCATCCGCCGCGAACGCCGTATTGAGCTTGCCTTTGAAGAACACCGTTTTTACGATGTTAGGCGTTGGAAGATAGCTGACGTTACAGAAAATAAACCAGCGGCCGGTGTAACCATCACCAAAACCGCTACAGGATTTACTTACACACCCAAGGTTGCGCTTGACGGCCGCCGCTTTGAAACCAAACACTATTGGTTGCCAATACCAAGAAGTGAAATTCAGGCTTCAGGCGGACAACTACAGCAAAACGAAGGTTACTAG
- a CDS encoding beta-galactosidase family protein, with protein sequence MKQFSCSVITCLLAALLLGGCSASKKQQHSFGLADSTFLLDGKPFQIISGEMHYPRVPREAWRSRMKMAKAMGLNTIGTYVFWNVHEPQKNKYDFTGNNDVAEFVRIAKEEGLWVVLRPSPYVCAEWEFGGYPYWLQNEKGLEVRSKEKQYLNEYREYINEVGKQLAPLQINHGGNILMVQVENEYGSYGSDKEYLKINEKMFRDAGFDGILSTCDPVPALEGGHLPGLLPGVNGIDNPKQVKELVNKYNSGKGPYFVAEWYPAWFDWWGTPHHTVPAKDYVNRLDSALRGGISINMYMFHGGTTRGFMNGANFKDSTPYEPQISSYDYDAPLDEAGNATDKFMQFREVIKKNLPAGTKIPDVPAAKPSVAMPAIKMQKQVSVFNIVGTPKQNKTPLTFEDMNQAYGYVLYRTTIKGGSKAKLKIKDLRDYGIVFVNSKRVGMLDRRLGQDSMIVDLPAGDVTLDILVENMGRINFGPYLLKNKKGITEAVLLNGAPVYDWKMFQLPFDEPEIAKITGNQPVTDQPVLKYGEFSLTDTKDTYLDMRRWGKGVVWVNGHNLGRYWSIGPQQTVYVPAEWLNKGKNEVVVFELIKPDQTELSSLAKPILNDLK encoded by the coding sequence ATGAAGCAATTTTCCTGCTCAGTTATTACATGCCTGCTTGCCGCCCTGCTGCTTGGCGGTTGCTCGGCATCAAAAAAGCAGCAGCACTCTTTCGGCTTGGCCGACAGCACTTTTTTGCTGGATGGTAAGCCATTTCAAATCATATCCGGCGAAATGCATTATCCGCGGGTACCGCGCGAGGCATGGCGCTCGCGTATGAAGATGGCCAAAGCCATGGGCTTAAACACAATTGGCACCTACGTTTTCTGGAACGTGCATGAGCCGCAAAAAAACAAGTACGATTTTACCGGTAATAATGATGTTGCCGAGTTTGTACGCATTGCCAAAGAAGAAGGCCTTTGGGTGGTATTACGCCCAAGCCCGTACGTATGCGCCGAATGGGAGTTTGGCGGCTATCCATACTGGTTACAAAACGAAAAGGGCCTCGAAGTGCGCAGTAAAGAAAAACAATACCTGAATGAATACCGCGAATACATAAACGAGGTAGGCAAACAGCTTGCCCCGTTGCAGATAAACCATGGTGGCAACATCCTGATGGTACAGGTTGAAAACGAGTATGGCTCATACGGCAGTGACAAAGAGTACCTGAAGATTAACGAAAAGATGTTTAGGGATGCCGGTTTTGATGGTATACTTTCAACTTGTGATCCGGTTCCGGCGCTTGAGGGAGGGCATTTGCCTGGTTTGCTACCCGGCGTTAACGGTATTGACAACCCGAAACAGGTAAAAGAACTAGTTAACAAATACAATAGCGGCAAAGGGCCTTATTTTGTTGCCGAATGGTACCCGGCCTGGTTTGACTGGTGGGGAACACCGCACCACACCGTACCTGCCAAAGATTACGTAAACCGCCTTGATTCAGCTTTACGTGGTGGTATATCAATCAATATGTACATGTTTCATGGTGGTACCACCCGCGGTTTTATGAATGGCGCTAACTTTAAAGATAGCACACCGTACGAACCGCAAATAAGCAGTTATGATTATGATGCCCCGCTTGATGAGGCCGGTAACGCTACCGACAAGTTCATGCAGTTTAGGGAAGTGATCAAAAAGAATTTGCCGGCCGGTACAAAAATTCCGGATGTGCCTGCTGCCAAGCCATCAGTGGCAATGCCTGCCATCAAAATGCAAAAGCAGGTGAGCGTGTTTAACATAGTTGGTACGCCAAAGCAAAATAAAACGCCGCTTACTTTTGAGGATATGAACCAGGCCTATGGCTATGTGCTTTACCGTACAACAATTAAAGGCGGCAGTAAAGCCAAGCTTAAAATAAAGGATCTGCGCGATTACGGTATAGTATTCGTTAACTCTAAAAGAGTGGGTATGCTCGACCGCCGTTTAGGGCAGGACAGCATGATAGTTGATTTACCGGCAGGCGATGTAACCCTTGATATACTGGTTGAAAACATGGGCCGTATCAACTTTGGTCCGTATTTGCTCAAAAATAAAAAGGGCATAACCGAAGCCGTATTGCTTAACGGCGCGCCGGTATATGATTGGAAGATGTTTCAATTGCCATTTGATGAGCCGGAGATAGCCAAAATTACCGGAAACCAGCCCGTGACTGATCAGCCGGTATTAAAATATGGCGAGTTTTCACTTACCGATACCAAAGATACCTACCTGGATATGCGCAGATGGGGTAAGGGTGTGGTTTGGGTAAACGGGCATAACCTGGGCCGTTACTGGAGCATTGGTCCGCAGCAAACCGTTTATGTACCTGCCGAGTGGCTTAATAAAGGTAAAAATGAGGTTGTGGTTTTTGAACTGATAAAACCTGACCAAACCGAATTAAGCAGTTTGGCTAAGCCGATACTGAACGATTTAAAGTAA
- a CDS encoding PAS domain-containing protein, which translates to MTFREIEVVFDAQPVPCLLLSAQHEGSIAFVNRALADALNADRDSFVNLNYDDFLEKYFKTETRHLLKQSVADVQNNKLAYPEKLFAIINDTMWSIDTYPVLDGENQLICIVQNFNSSATSGTEDYRHKSFDLFNYSPVPTWAYDAMTLKFLAANQAAQQIYGYTLEEYLNITVQALWHPADAQALKQAVDEKVNRGLPNDQQIRLVTKSGEVIDTIVNSRVLPTWGPNVRIVMAHDITVQLKSAKDAELANNLERLEKRILELNSRAGTPLIDVLNNYIEGIEWIFPEMVCSIMRVENNRLHNWASSSLPKAYASTIEGVKIGPKVGSCGTCAYLKRPVISADITTDELWENYREAALNNGLRACWSYPIMNSVNEVVATFGLYYKQVRAPEQHEIKIIERAAALLKVIIENRQYAATLEETMRLMTQGQELAHFGNWAWDVVHNKVTWSDTLYNIYGLNKGEFEATFEGYQELLHNEDRQRVYNIISGVLVNKQDVSFEERIIRPNGEVRYLRSWGTLKSDSNGMPIKMVGACLDITENKLIEQDLEMLKNRYSDLFQLSPHPMFVYDVDTLEYLDVNDAAIEIYGYSRDEFKAMNLLNIRPAEDMPMFKQIILNEIRQGVQHTGISRHIKRNGEIISVLTRGNAINYDGRSARIVIAIDYTDKLKAEDALKTSERRFRALIQEGSDLVCIIDSQGNYKYVSPNAINIIGITAEELLCSNISQYLTAADAGMMGNVLANISEHQRFELQPLLFTGSKDNGRWLQTVITDLRDDPAVEGIVLNSRDVTQRVQQDNVIKEHLERYNIVSKATSDAIWDLNIITGQIKWNHGIAGIFGHKDLHNTYQWWYGHVHPDDIEEVIATAEYAMSSRLSRFTNEYRFRCADGSYKTVLDRCFLIFDDEGRAQRIIGAMQDITERMNYIHAIENRNAKLQEIAWTQSHIVRAPLARILGLLDLLNNSPCDHDSKLMLEYLNISAKELDEIIHNIINKSQPVDMKAKIG; encoded by the coding sequence ATGACGTTCAGGGAAATTGAAGTGGTTTTTGATGCTCAGCCTGTGCCTTGCCTGCTGCTGTCTGCACAGCATGAAGGGTCAATCGCCTTTGTTAACCGGGCCTTAGCTGATGCCCTGAATGCCGACCGGGATAGTTTTGTAAATTTAAACTATGACGATTTTCTGGAAAAGTATTTTAAGACGGAAACCCGGCATTTGCTCAAGCAATCCGTTGCAGATGTACAAAACAACAAGCTTGCTTATCCCGAAAAACTTTTCGCGATTATTAATGATACGATGTGGAGCATTGATACTTACCCCGTGCTGGATGGCGAAAATCAACTGATCTGCATCGTTCAGAATTTCAATAGCTCTGCTACCAGCGGCACAGAAGATTATCGCCATAAAAGTTTCGACCTTTTTAACTACAGCCCCGTACCTACCTGGGCGTATGACGCCATGACGCTGAAGTTTTTGGCTGCTAACCAGGCCGCCCAGCAGATTTATGGCTATACGCTCGAAGAGTACCTAAACATCACCGTGCAAGCGCTTTGGCACCCCGCCGATGCCCAGGCCCTAAAGCAGGCGGTGGATGAGAAAGTGAATAGAGGCCTGCCTAACGACCAACAGATACGCCTCGTCACTAAAAGCGGCGAGGTGATTGACACAATTGTTAATTCAAGGGTTTTGCCAACTTGGGGGCCGAACGTGCGGATTGTGATGGCGCATGACATTACCGTACAACTAAAATCCGCCAAAGACGCCGAACTCGCCAATAACCTGGAGCGGCTGGAAAAGCGCATTTTAGAACTTAACTCCCGCGCCGGAACTCCGCTTATAGATGTACTCAACAATTATATTGAAGGTATTGAATGGATATTTCCGGAGATGGTATGCTCAATAATGCGGGTAGAGAATAACCGGCTACATAACTGGGCATCATCATCCCTACCCAAAGCATATGCATCAACCATTGAGGGGGTAAAAATCGGACCTAAAGTTGGCTCATGCGGTACTTGCGCGTATTTAAAGAGACCTGTAATCAGCGCGGATATAACTACTGACGAACTCTGGGAAAATTATCGTGAGGCGGCCTTGAATAACGGCTTGCGGGCCTGCTGGTCGTACCCTATAATGAACAGCGTAAATGAGGTTGTTGCAACGTTTGGTTTATACTATAAACAAGTACGAGCGCCTGAGCAGCACGAAATAAAAATTATTGAGCGTGCCGCGGCGCTGCTAAAAGTTATTATTGAAAACAGGCAATATGCCGCCACTCTTGAAGAAACTATGCGACTGATGACGCAAGGCCAGGAGTTAGCACATTTTGGAAACTGGGCCTGGGATGTGGTTCATAATAAAGTAACCTGGTCAGACACGCTGTACAATATTTACGGCCTTAACAAAGGCGAATTTGAGGCAACTTTTGAAGGTTATCAGGAACTATTGCATAATGAAGACCGACAGCGGGTATATAATATTATATCTGGCGTTTTAGTAAACAAACAGGACGTTAGCTTTGAGGAGCGGATCATCAGGCCGAACGGCGAGGTACGTTACCTACGATCATGGGGAACGTTAAAAAGCGATAGCAATGGCATGCCCATAAAAATGGTTGGCGCCTGCCTTGATATAACCGAAAACAAGCTGATAGAACAAGACCTGGAAATGTTAAAAAATCGCTATAGCGATCTGTTTCAGCTTAGTCCGCACCCCATGTTTGTTTATGATGTTGATACCTTGGAATACCTCGATGTTAATGATGCCGCTATTGAAATTTACGGTTACAGCCGGGATGAGTTTAAAGCTATGAACCTGCTCAACATCAGGCCAGCTGAAGATATGCCTATGTTTAAGCAGATTATACTTAACGAGATCAGGCAAGGAGTTCAGCATACGGGGATTTCGAGACACATTAAACGGAACGGCGAAATAATAAGCGTACTCACACGCGGCAATGCCATCAACTATGACGGCCGTTCAGCACGTATTGTAATTGCTATTGATTACACCGATAAGCTGAAAGCTGAAGATGCTTTAAAAACAAGTGAGCGCCGCTTCAGGGCGTTAATACAGGAAGGCTCTGACCTGGTATGTATTATTGACAGCCAGGGCAATTACAAATACGTGAGCCCTAATGCAATTAATATTATTGGCATTACGGCCGAAGAACTCTTGTGCAGCAATATCAGCCAATACCTTACCGCCGCCGATGCCGGAATGATGGGTAACGTGTTAGCTAACATCAGCGAACATCAGCGTTTTGAATTGCAACCGTTACTTTTTACGGGTAGTAAAGATAACGGCCGATGGCTGCAAACCGTTATTACCGATTTGCGCGACGACCCCGCGGTTGAAGGTATTGTACTTAACTCGCGAGATGTTACCCAGCGTGTGCAGCAGGATAATGTAATTAAAGAGCATCTTGAAAGGTATAATATTGTATCAAAAGCAACCAGTGATGCCATCTGGGATTTAAATATCATTACCGGCCAAATAAAATGGAACCATGGCATTGCAGGTATATTCGGGCACAAAGACCTGCATAATACCTATCAATGGTGGTACGGGCATGTTCATCCTGATGATATAGAAGAGGTAATTGCCACGGCCGAGTATGCCATGTCGAGCAGATTATCAAGATTTACAAATGAGTACAGGTTCAGGTGTGCCGATGGCAGTTATAAAACAGTTTTGGACCGCTGCTTTTTAATATTTGATGATGAAGGCCGGGCTCAGCGCATCATAGGCGCCATGCAGGACATTACCGAACGCATGAACTATATACACGCTATTGAAAACAGAAATGCCAAATTGCAGGAGATCGCCTGGACACAATCGCACATCGTACGCGCGCCGCTGGCCCGTATATTGGGCTTGCTTGATCTGTTAAATAATTCCCCATGCGATCATGATAGTAAACTGATGCTTGAATATTTGAATATTTCGGCTAAAGAACTGGATGAAATTATACACAACATCATTAATAAAAGCCAACCGGTAGATATGAAAGCCAAAATAGGTTAA
- a CDS encoding PAS domain S-box protein, producing MRYGALRIALIYVIVSFVWIMFSDQALKYLFNDTNRNLILTFGTFKGCFFIICTGVFLYLLIRSDDRKLKQSESQYREIYEGNYTPKYIYDAGTRRIVSVNAAAVALYGYPAEEFLKKSVDEITAKPQQVCMALACDDVMSESGKNSCQIKADGSTFYVNLSLRDIQFNGKPHVLAMVRDMTEQVLYQQSLDKINRDLQAEKKKLSETQLISKVAGWEFYPTSNNLIWSDEFYEIFGVSKEDKRPAFEIYVSHIFPEDRDLMLKGLHELVSEGKQMDVTHRITAIDGSIRYVRQLARLESASPDVKVVGSAQDITELKTLEIERNKYLYNFEDTLNSISDAFFALDHDMRIIRINEAFRQMTGQPTSAVLGESIFKVFPKERNRFYPYYQRALKERVITKREDYSEVLDKWIRMSAFPTNDGVSVYFSDITEDRLKDIKLKQAVERYELVAQATHDVIYDMDMVNDSIMYNTSLTHLINVPFDQVQYNLAWWRSLIHPADAAEVVASQERVKRLRKTNWECEYRIYCGNGEYKYVMDQGYFVFNENHEPVRLIGAIKDIDALKRSIQENKRLADIIKRVNNMIIVTDRDEKITWVNNAFEHITGYNLSDIKGRLPYQVLGRPDAGEPMGAEFAEKLNQHKPFNIDMVIYTAENQELWVSAEFTPFNDGNNRYNGYIAVYQNITYRKEKEMEIQRQNDFLRELAWMSSHQMRRPVATMLGLMNLIDIADKEEDKNEILPMLGSSIREMDEIVHDIHVKINDALHNEPVNRESGEG from the coding sequence ATGAGATATGGCGCTTTACGCATAGCCCTTATTTATGTGATTGTGAGTTTCGTTTGGATCATGTTTAGTGATCAGGCGCTTAAATATCTTTTTAATGATACCAACAGGAATTTAATTCTAACGTTCGGCACTTTTAAGGGCTGTTTTTTTATTATTTGTACAGGCGTGTTTCTGTATCTGCTAATCCGGTCAGACGACCGGAAGTTAAAACAAAGTGAAAGCCAGTACCGCGAGATTTATGAAGGCAATTATACGCCGAAATATATATATGATGCAGGCACACGGCGTATTGTGTCGGTAAACGCTGCCGCCGTAGCCCTGTATGGGTATCCGGCCGAAGAATTCCTGAAAAAAAGTGTTGACGAAATAACCGCGAAACCCCAACAGGTGTGCATGGCATTAGCATGCGACGATGTGATGAGTGAATCTGGCAAAAATTCATGCCAGATAAAGGCGGATGGTTCTACGTTCTACGTTAATCTGTCATTACGCGATATTCAGTTTAACGGCAAACCACATGTTTTGGCTATGGTGCGCGATATGACGGAGCAGGTTTTATACCAGCAATCGTTAGACAAGATTAACCGGGATTTACAGGCAGAAAAGAAAAAACTCAGTGAAACCCAACTGATATCAAAAGTAGCCGGTTGGGAGTTTTACCCGACATCCAATAACCTTATCTGGTCTGACGAGTTTTACGAGATATTTGGCGTAAGTAAGGAAGACAAGCGACCTGCTTTTGAGATATACGTTAGCCACATCTTTCCGGAAGATCGAGACCTGATGCTGAAAGGCTTGCATGAACTGGTTTCCGAAGGCAAGCAAATGGATGTTACCCACCGCATCACCGCTATTGATGGCAGCATTCGTTATGTAAGGCAGCTTGCGCGGCTCGAAAGCGCGTCCCCCGACGTTAAGGTAGTCGGTTCGGCGCAGGATATTACCGAACTGAAAACGCTGGAGATTGAGCGGAACAAGTATCTGTATAACTTTGAGGATACGCTTAACAGTATATCCGATGCTTTTTTCGCGCTCGATCATGATATGCGCATTATCCGCATAAACGAAGCCTTCAGGCAAATGACGGGACAACCAACATCAGCGGTTTTAGGAGAGAGCATATTTAAGGTGTTCCCGAAAGAGCGTAACCGTTTTTACCCTTATTATCAGAGAGCCTTAAAAGAGCGCGTAATAACCAAGCGCGAAGATTACTCGGAAGTGCTTGACAAATGGATACGTATGTCAGCCTTCCCCACAAATGACGGCGTTTCGGTTTATTTTTCGGATATAACGGAAGACAGGCTAAAAGATATCAAGCTTAAACAAGCTGTTGAACGTTACGAACTGGTTGCACAGGCAACACATGATGTAATTTATGATATGGATATGGTGAATGACAGCATTATGTACAACACCAGCTTAACACACCTTATTAATGTACCCTTTGATCAGGTTCAGTATAACCTGGCCTGGTGGCGCTCGCTGATACATCCCGCTGACGCTGCCGAGGTAGTAGCCAGCCAGGAGCGTGTTAAACGCCTGCGCAAAACCAACTGGGAGTGTGAGTACCGTATTTATTGCGGCAACGGTGAGTATAAATACGTGATGGATCAGGGCTATTTCGTGTTTAATGAAAATCATGAGCCGGTACGCTTAATCGGCGCTATAAAGGATATCGACGCACTTAAAAGATCGATCCAGGAAAATAAGCGCCTGGCCGATATTATTAAGCGGGTAAATAACATGATTATTGTAACCGATCGTGATGAAAAAATCACCTGGGTAAACAATGCTTTTGAACACATTACCGGTTATAACCTGAGTGATATTAAAGGACGGTTGCCATACCAGGTTTTAGGCAGACCAGATGCAGGTGAGCCCATGGGTGCAGAATTTGCCGAAAAGTTAAATCAGCACAAGCCATTTAATATTGATATGGTTATATATACAGCTGAAAATCAGGAATTATGGGTTTCGGCCGAGTTTACGCCGTTTAACGACGGCAATAACAGGTACAACGGTTACATCGCTGTATATCAGAATATCACCTATCGCAAAGAAAAAGAGATGGAAATTCAGCGCCAGAATGATTTTTTGCGCGAATTGGCCTGGATGAGTTCACATCAAATGCGGCGGCCCGTAGCAACCATGTTGGGGCTAATGAATTTGATTGATATAGCTGACAAGGAAGAGGATAAGAACGAGATATTACCTATGCTGGGCTCAAGCATAAGAGAGATGGATGAAATAGTGCATGACATACACGTAAAAATAAACGATGCCCTGCACAATGAACCCGTTAATCGTGAATCGGGCGAGGGTTGA